From the genome of Triticum aestivum cultivar Chinese Spring chromosome 1A, IWGSC CS RefSeq v2.1, whole genome shotgun sequence:
TATGAAGTTAACGTTAAGAAGGCATGTCAATATGTACAATGGAAATTGATTAGCCTCTTTAGTCATGGGCATCAAAATAATTTCACAAAAAATAGTCTTAAAAGCTTAGGGTGCTCCACATGGAGGTCCTCAAACAACTCCCCAACCTCCTAGAAGGTTTGATAGGCTCGGTTGAGAAGTCATCCGATCTAGGCAATTTATTATGAATACAACTTCGCTCACCCTGTGTTCAGAAAAGAGGGGTTCCAAGGAGCTTGTTTTGACCATCCAAAACCTATTGAGATGTCATCTATTGAATCATTTAGAGAGAAATTACTATAATTAATTGGGAGTTCCAAATAGACATATTATTTGGTAGTATAAGTCCATAGGGAagtcgtggagagagagagagagatgttgcTACGTAGCTACTACATCCAAATGGTAGCCTGAAAAAGACACCACTCAAGTGTAATCATGAGAGTGCATAATACAACTATTTATTTGAGCCGGCTAATCTAGATTGGATCTAAAGGAAGACTTTTTGGAGATTGGATCAATTGTTATCCTAGTCCATCCCTTGCAAAGAAATATTTAGTGTATAGCCACCCCTAAAACATTGTAATAATACGCAAAGGAGATATATATAGGGGAGAAGGCAATGCCCTCGGACAAGCAGACACGGGTGGGAGTACTATGTGGGTCATATGATGAACTCACTCGGCAGGGTTGGACACATGGGTCAGTTGCATGGACTCCCTAGTGGTTGCCAAGGGTTGGCTTTTGTCATGTTTCCCTATCTTTCCTCCTTCATGTGTAATCTTTGAATATTTTCTCAAATTTTGTGGTTTTCTTTCAACTAACGAAAACATGAATTTTGTTAGCAGTGactagtaggttagtcctaaaggAAAAATATCATATATGAGAAATTATTAAACTTTAAAGGAATATATGCACTTCTGGTTGTAGTTGTCAAAAAACAACATAAGGGTTATACAGTGACAATGTTAGACATCAGAAATTTAATATAAGCTTCGTTCCACAAAAATATGGAAGTCCTACTCTTATTGTTGAGGATATCAAGGAAAAAGAATAAAGAAGGGTGAGCGAGAACTCCATTGAAAGGAAAAACTCCAAACATGTGAACTTATGATAGAGAACCTTTTATTTGCATCGACAAGAGGTCAAATTTCCACCGAGAGGCAAGGTTGGAGAAAGTGCTAGCCTAGAACCTAGGCAGTGTTTAAGAACCCTAAGTGTAGCCTAGGTGGATGTATAGAATTGGCTATCAAGGTATATTTGGGGTTATATATGTGTACCAATATTAACTTAGATCATACATGTGAGTAAACTACCACATCTAGCCTTTAGAATATGGCCTAGGCCCATTCGACAAATCTATGTAACATGGCATGATTTCTCGCTTGAGTGGATAATTTCTTTCTTCCACTCCCTAGAGTTTcgcttatgccctaggcgaggcattTGGTCGTTGCCTAACGCCTAAGGGTGTCTAAGCGCCTTCTCGGTGCTACCTTTCCTAGCATAGCCGAGAGATCTCTTCACACCACACTTGAGATGAAATCCCCTTCCATAAGAATGAGATGCCTTACAAGCTACTACGAGGCATTTTTATAGGCTCTTGGACTTGTACAAAATACTAGAAATACTTTTTTTTACTGCAACCATCATCGCTCTTGGCAAGGAGGGAAAATAAGGACACCTCGTAGTCTTAGGGCTTCGTTTTTTtgatatttttctgaatttttgaggGTATGTGTCCTACTCAAGGAGGCGAGGAGGCGATGGCTCTTTGATGATGGGATACGATTCTCCTTGCCTAGCCCCCATTCTGACGGTGCTTCTACCATTGCTAGAGGGAGTGTGAAGGTTTGTCTCATGGGATTCGGTcggcgtttgtcttcggtggatccacaTGGATCAGGTCTTTGTTCGTCGGCGGTGGATGTTGTTCTGGTGCACTGGTCCAGTAGTGATTAACGCGACGACTTTCCGATTGTCTACTACAATAAGATTTGCCCACCTCCGGTGAGTGAGGGGCAAGGACGGCGGTGCATCTTCGGCTCGCTACAGTGCTtatagtcgttgctaggtggtctatggatttgGATGTCATTTTTACTTCTGTTGTTCTTTACATTACCGTGACAGTTAATGAATAGATTGGAAGCTTTTCCCGTAAAAACACGAAGGGAAACGTTTGGAGACGGTGCGCCGGCCAAAGCTTCGGCCGGTCGCCCGCTACCTCGTGCTCCTGTGTGAATGAGACCTGCATCCGCACCCTATCTGCTGCAGCCCAATCTCGCAGGCGAGGCCGCCGTCCACCCCCGCATCGCGCCCCTACCCCGCTGTAGCCTAATCTCGCCGGCAAGGCCGCTCTACCCCCCGCATCGACCCTCTACCCGCGGCAGCCCAATCTCGCCGGCGAGGCCGCCGTCCACTGCACGGCCGGCGATTTCCCACGCGCACGACACATCCACCCCCTACCTACAGTCTTCACGTGCGCGCATCCCCTGCCCCCTCCTCCCGGGCTATGTTTGGGCAACCACAAGCTCCATCGCCGGCGGCCAAGCGCTCCCTGGCCGCCATGGCTGCCTGCAGCCATGCCCGGATCCTCCCGCGTATACAAGTGTTGCAACCGTCACCTAGAAAAGCTTCAACAACCgctgaaaaaagcttcaaccatagacatAGAAAGCTTCAATGGCACTGCACAACAAGGGAAAGCTGCAACCGTTGTtggattttgctactaccggcaaagctttttgctacatccatcaggcaGAGCTGCGACCTCGCGAAGGACGACAAtgatttttttgctgcaaccgtagcaggattttgctactaccgttggaggtttttgctacatccatgtaaggcGGAGCTGCGACCTCGCAAAGGCGGCGACGGCGTTTTTGCTGCACCCGTAGTTTGATTTTGCTACTACCAGTGAAATTGTTTGCTACATCCATTGAGCTACAACGGGTGAGAAGCTACAACCATTGTGGAAAAAGCTACAACGGGTGAAACAAAAAGCTTTCAACCGCCTGCAGGCGCCGACGTGCTGCACGGGGATGCTTCAACCATCTAAAACTTTTTGCTACATGCGTCATTCTTTCTTGCAGGGACAAGAGAGAAGCAGATGTTACAACCGGTGCACATCGGAGCTACAACTGTCAACCCAAAATGCTACGACCGATggcattttttgctggaaccagagaAAGAATAGGCTTCGACAGACGTGCGTTATAGCTGCAACCATACTGAAAAATGCTACGTCCGGCAACCAAAAAAGCTACatccgattttgaaaaaagtttcaacaggATATGGGATAGCTGGAGGTCCGCCACCGCACAGCCGAAAAAAGCTGCAACCGACATCGAGAATAGCTACTACCCGCTTttaaaaaagtttcaaactgaAAATAGCTAGATAACAATGGCGACCGGCGACGACGGTGCTGCGTGGCGGTGCTACGATGGGCGCATGGCGAGCTACGACAGCAGGCCGGTGGCGACGCTGGAACCCTCATCTGGTGGTGCTACAATCAGGCGGTGTGACACACGTCGAGATGCAAGGCAGAGCTGCATCCGGCGAGCTGCGGCGGCCTCGGCGATCTGTGACATGGACCGGCCCCCGTGAGCTGCGACGTCGAGCAGGCCCGGCGAGGTGCGACGGGGCGGTCGAGCAGGCCCGGCGAGCTGCGACGGGGCGGCCAAGAGCGCGCACGAGGAGGCTAACCTGCAGATTTCCTTTTTTCCCtcgcgcaaggaagaagaaggtaAGGGGGAATCGTTTTCTTTGGCGGGATCCAGCAGCCCAGGCGGTCGGATCCAACGCCTGCTGTGCGaccggcccaacagttgggccggtgcgccggcgcagatcgTTGCCCAAACACGAAAGGTGACATATATGGTTGATCTAGGGGCACGGTGGAAAGTGGATTTTATACTGCAGTAATGCTCCAAGGTGCTGATTGACTTCTACTATATGACCCGTTTTTGACTTTTATCACTGTCTATTATCTTCACATATACGAACAAAAAAGTACATGTAGATAAAAGTCATGGGATATGTGTGAAAAATGtttttctaccactagtagaaaaagaatCATCAGTCCCGGtttataagggcctttagtcctggttttcgaaccaggactaaagggtcgttactaaaggcccccctttagtcccggttcttacatgaaccgggactaaaggccctccacgtggccgctggcTAGAGCTCCAccagctccacctttagtcccggttggtaacatcaaccgggactaaaggtatttttttttaatatttttttaaattttttttcttgattttcaaatttctgaattattttataaTTTAATATCTAATCACCCAcccctcatcactactcaatttaacctctaatctctaatcacctctcatcattcgaaatcatctaacttcccgatcatcacccatccctctcactactccagcccgagcacgcttaactttcgggttctattctccttcttctccaagtctgcacttattgttttcttgataatagtaagatgtcaatcctattaaccctcgggagtttagcttgagcatgaagtcacacatttcactgtttgagtttgaaactattattgtacaaaacaataattatttagtaacactaatatttcttgaataaatagtttgaccacaatttgaccacagtttgaccatatttgaccaaaattcagaaaaaccgaaataattatttagtaacactaatatttcttgaataagtagtttgaccattgttagtccacaatttgaccagatttgacaaaaattaaaaaaaactgaaataattatttagtaacactaatattcttgaataattatttaataacactaatacttCCCGACTGTCTAGTACTGGTGTGCTGGTCCAATAGGGATTAACACGACAATTTCCCGATTGTCTAGTACAACAAGATTTGCCCGCCTCCGGTGAGTGAGGGGCGATGACGCCGGCGCGTCTTTGGCTCGTTACAGTGCATGTAGTCGTCGCTAAGTGGTCTacagatctggatgtaatttttacttctggtgttctttaTACTACCTTGTCAGTTgataaatagatcggaaacttTTCCAGCAAAAAAGAGGAAAAGTGATATATATGGTTGGTCTAGGGAGCACCATGGAAAGTGCCTTTTATACTGCAGTAATGCTCCAAGCTGCTCATTGGCTTCTACTATATGACTCTTCTTTGACTTTTACCACACTGTATTATCTTCACATGTACGAACAAAGAGTACATGTAGATAAAAATTATAGGATATGTATGAAAAATGAATTTCTACCTGGGATCCATTGTTCTTCGTGCTTGTGCACTTGCTTTTTACTGATACACAGCGGAACATAAAGATGCACTTCCTAACAAGAAGAGACTAATGCACACCAACGCCCAAAATATTGGTAACGCTGTTAGCCGCTATGCAACCGGTCCGTAAAGTAACTAAATTAAAATAGTCTAACTATAACTCTTCTTTTTACTAGTACATATGAAACATTATGATGCCCTAAgataacacaaaaaacacaacaagaCATTATTTATGTAACAACCAAAAATAAAACAATACAACTTAGACAATACTAGTAAGCGCACCAGATGACAACGCACGACACGTCGGATGTGGCAATTTCAAAGTGTTCGTCGTGTGTACAAGAAATTCACATGGTTGTAACGAAAcaataaattaataaaaaaagaGTTGAAAGAGAAAGGAGCTATGACAATCTTACAGCAATTTACAGgggaaaaacatgatcacaaaTCAAAACAGCCTTGTACTTCTTCGGTGGCTTAATGGTTAACCACGTTGCACTTCTTCCTGATCTCGCCCTGGCTTCCGGTGAGCGGGTTGGCGTTGCCCATCTTGATCATGGAGGTGGCGAAGTCGGCGAAGAACTCGTCCTTGAAGGCGCCGGTGGCATGGCGCTGGACGTAGGCGCGGGTGAAGGGGTCAGTAAGGAGGGCGCCGTCGGAGTGGAAGAGGCCCCTCCGCTTGCTCACCAGCTTGAAGTAGTCGGTGTCGAAGGTCTTGAAGCTACCGGGGTCCATCTCCACGAGGGTGGTGTTGTCGTTGAGGCTGGCACACTTGCTCTTTAGCCGCATCATGTACTGCGGCTCCAGCGTGGGGTCGATGTCGCTGGGGTTCTCCATGCCGGTGAAGTTGTAGAGCCGGTCGGagaaggagaagcagtgcgacgTCCCGATCGTGTGCCCGGCGGAGAGGACGACGAGGTCCTTGGCGTCGAGGTTCACGGCGGCGAAGAGCTGGGTGAGCACGGTGAAGTTGGCGGTAGGAGGTGGCAGGGCGTCGGTCTCGTTGGAGATGGACACGCTGCCGTCTCTCCGGCCGAGGGGAACTTCCCAGAATGGCCCCTTGCTCTAGAAAAACGATGATCGAGCAGCAGTAGAAGTTTAGAACTCGGCGCCTTCCACATGTACCGCGTGACGACATTTGCGAAATCGGCTAGTACTCACCAGCCAGACCGCGTCCCTGGCAATGAGGGCGAGcacgtcggcgcaggagacggtgTCGGGGCAGGCCTTCTCCACGGCGGCCTTCACCCTCTCGACGAAGCCGAAGCCTCGCAGCGTCTGGTTCGGCTGTGCGTCCTTCTCCGCTGTCTTGTTCGCCGAGTCCAGCAGAACAGACCCGTCGCACCCCTACATTCACGGTGATCAGGCCAGATGCAGTGGGAGTAGAGTACACATGCATGCAAATGTAGCTTACCctgacgaagcagtcgtggaagtgcATCCTGAGGAGCGGCCCGGCGAGGCTGGGCGCCAGGGACAGCGCCCTCACCATCTCCCTCCTCACGACGTCCTCCACGCTGGGGCACGACTCGCTGTAGAACTTCTCGTGCAGCTGCGCCCGCGCGcacgtcgccgccaccgccgcgagcAGGAGCGCCACCATCAAAGACCTCGACGCCATCTTCACACGCCCCGAGGATGAGggtggctaggtagctaattagtCAGGGGAagcttgtgctgctgctgctgttgctagaCTGGCGCCCGAGAAATATATAGCGCCGGAGTGTCCCCACGCCTGCATGTGGTGGGCTGTCCTCCGGAGCAGCAGGTAAAATTTGCATGGTTTATTGAGTTGTTCCTTGTTTGCACTCTCCGGAATCTTTGCCGTGGCAGGTACACCGGCGGCGTGCCGTATGTATAATGGAGGCGGCCGGACAGCCAGACCCAGACGGAAGCACGTAGGCAGATCAACTCATTAACTAATTAGTCATCACGGAGCGGAATTCGCTGCCAAGTTTTAATCAACAAAGGGCCAGTGAAAGCCACCTACTGGTAGTTCGCAAACGTTGGAATCTCATGATCCATTTTTTTTGAAAACCCACCATGTATTAATTAACTTAAAATGTTCGTACAATCATTCATCACAAACTTAGCCACACAGGGCGAAACAGAATTAAACATAATTCATCAGACCTATTATCGAAACTGAGCTTAGCAATCTCAAGAGCCACCGTATTAGCCCTCCTATTGATCTTGGATATCTGAAACTTCACCAGTAGCTTCTAGGTATTGACCGCCTCCTTCTTTAGGTCGATAAGGGGTGACCTGTCAAAGCAATCTTTTCCAAAAACAGAAGCCACAGAAGAGCAATCAGTTTTCAAAAATGATGGGCATGTCAAGAGTGATACCGATATACAGGCCAGAAAGTGCCGCCCTAAGTTCCGCTTCCTCGGCGCTATAGCAAGCTCCGATATAATCCCACGATGAAACAATAACTTGTCCACAATGGTTTCTGATAATCAACCCCACACTCGCAACTTTAATGGCCTccacaaaacttgcatcgacattaATCTTGAAGAACTCAGAGTTGGGTGGCTTCCAAGAGATAGAATTCCTCTCCATAGTGGTGGTTGGCTGAACTTCCCCCATCACTTGTTTACCTTTGTTGCATATCTCCACCTGCATGTTTGCATGACAAGACGAGAAAGAAGCCCAGTAATTTTCTACAAAGCTCACAGATGCCAAGATGGATTCCTTCCTTCTTCCAAAGATCAAATCATCCCTCAAATGCCAAGCTCTCCAGAACATGAATATTGTTTGCCCACACACCATCGGATTTAATTGATCCAATAAAATAAGAAGCCAGTCGGGCCCAGAATATTTGAAATTCTCTCCAGCCGGTAAATTCCACACTTCCTTCAACGCCATACGAAACGTCCGAGCCTTGGGGCAACTCACCAATGCATGAAAAATACATTCATCCTCAATACCACAAATCGAGCACATACCTAGAATAGCTTGATGGTGTTTACCCTGTTAACTTGAACCGCCAAACTATTAGAGGCAGCCCTCCACGCAAATATTCTAATCTTCTGGGggacattagccttccaaattaTATTGCAGAGCCTCCTTTCCCCATTCGTGGCACCACTAGAGTTACCTGGATCAACCTTTGATTCCTGAAGATTAAGTGCCAGCCTATACACACTTTTCACAGAGAACAAACCACTCTTCTCATCATGCTAAGCAATAACATCACCCTCACTCAACCTCAGAATACACAATTTTAGAATTTCATCTGCATCATGACTATAGAAAAGATGTCTGATCAGGTTCTCATCCCAACTCCTAGACCCAGTCATGAATAACTCGGACACCCATTTGATCCTAGTTCTATTCTTTTTAGCAGATATACGAAGGCCAGAATTCCTAGGGATCCAATTATCCCTCCAAATGTTTATACTAGAACCATCGACCACTCTCCATATGATACCTTTTTTTAGCAGATCGAGTCCATGCATAATTCCTTGCCACGTAAGGGAAGTTGCTTGAGGAAATACCGTATCAATAAGATGTCCATGAGGATAATATTTAGCTTTCAACACCTTTGCACATAGAGAATCCGGAAAAACCAATAAACGCCAAGCTTGTTTAGCCAAAAGCGCCTGATTAAAAATTCTGAGTTCACGAAAGCCCATGCCCCCTTCACTTTTAGGTCTAGTCATTTTATCCCAAGACACCCAATGAGTTCTCTTTCTATTCTCCTCATCGCCCCACCAAAAATTCTTGATAATCCGGGATAACTCATCACATAAAGAAGCAGAAAATTTAAAGATACCCATTGCATAAACTGGAATAGCCTGAATAACAGACTTGATCTGAATTTCCTTCACCCCGCTAGAGGCATATTTTTCAATCCAATCCGACACCCGCTTAAGCGCTTTATCTTTTGTAGATTGAAACTTACCCGCCTTCATACGACCTTCTGGCACATGCAAACCCAGATATTTATCCTCAAATCCATCGATCGTGATCTTGAGAATAACCAAGATGGACACCTGATCTTCCATAGAGCATTTTTCCCAAATAAAATGGAACATTTATCTGGGCTTAATAGCTGACCCGTTCCTTCCTCATACGCCGATAAAATAGGTTTGATTTTCAGAGCTTGCTCCAAGTTTCCCTTGAGAAATAGGAGACTATCATCAGCAAAGAGTAGATGAGATATACCTGGGGCATTTTTGTTCAGTCGAAACTCTTGGATAATCCCTCTTGCCAACGCATCATTAATTAACAGCGACAAAGATTCAGCCACAAGGAGGAATAGATACGAAGACAAATGATCCCCTTGCCTCAATCCACGTGAAGGATGAAAAGACTCTAGGAGCTGTCCATTAAAGTGCATGGAAAATTTCAGAGTGGTAACACAAGTCATAATCCAGTTTATCCATATTGGAGCAAAACCATACGCTTGAAGCATTTTTTCTAGGAACTTCCAGTCCACACGATCATATGCTTTTGCGAGATCCAACTTATACGTACAATATTCACCACGACTATCTTTCAATGTATTTAAAGAGTGCATACATTCAAAAGCAATGAGGGCACTTTGTGTAGGAGAGATTATACCGTCCAATAGGGGTATCATTCTATTGACAAGGCATTTAGAGATAATTTTATATATGACATTACACAAGCTGATTGGTCGAAAGTCCTTTATCGACTCAGGATGCTTCACCTTAGGAATAAGAACAATGGTTGTATCATTTATCCCATCAGGCATACTTCCTGAAATAAAGAATAGCTGGACAACTCGAACAATATCCTCATTGAGCAAACCCCAATTCCTCTGAAAAAAACCTGGCAGGGAACCCATCTGGCCCCGGGGCCTTTAATGACCCAATTTGAAAGAGGGCATCACTGATTTCTTGTTCAGAAAAATGTTTGCAGAGATCCTCATTCATTTTATCATTCAACACTGGTTTCACAAGAGACAGAATACACGATGGATTTACCATAGAATCACAAGAATAAATGTTCTTGAAAAAAGAATTTGTGATACCTTTGATTTCATCCATGTCATGGGAAAGAGATCCATCGCTTCTTCTGATAGCAGATAtattattcttctttgccctccaaTTGGCCTTCCTATGGAAAAATTTGGTGTTTCTATCCCCCCATTTCATTTTATCCAaacatgatctctgcttccacATAATTTCTTCCTTGATCAGGAGCACATCCATCTCCCTTCAAATTTTCTTCCTCTCCACTATTGCATTATGATCACTTCTGTTAAACAACACACTTGATCTTTTACGGGAAGATTGAAGCTTTTTTTGAAGATAGCCAATGTGAACCTTACTCCATCCATGAAGAGACTTCACCAAATTGTCCAAGTTATTTGCCACATCTCGCAGGTCAGTTACTTTCACACTTTTATTACAACAAGAATCAATCTGCGCTTTCAACGCCGTATCCTCCCTCTCCCAATATGCTTCATATTTCAACTGTTTGACAAACACACCCGGGCGCTGGACACCCATCAATTCAATAAGGAGGGGGCAATGGTCTGACCTTCAACTGATGATATGAGACACCTTGCAATCCGGAAATATAGAGGACCACTGAGGGCACGCAACCGCGTGATCCAGCCGCACCTTCACATTTTTATTACCTTCCTGTTTATTGTTATAAGTCCAAGGAACTCCATGATaacccaaatcaaataaattatattcAGACATAATCTCTCGAAAATCTGCCATAAATTTGTACCGGTGCTACATGCTATCCTgaatatatatatacttagttgaTTTTTTCAGGCAAAATTAGCCCGTGTCACAAAGGTGACAACACGTGGAGCTCGACACATCTTGTCGTTGGATTAGAGTTCAAAGTTTTATATCATTGCCATATGAGATAAATACACCATTGGTACTTGAACTTGTCATGGATGTTCAGTTCAGTGCTTGAACTTGAAAAATACATCCAACTAGTTCTAAAACTTGGCACCGACGTGTAAATACGGTGCTAATCTCATCTGTATACGTAAAGTGCTATGATGTGGCACCGTATGTGGCTGACGTGGCATGAGGCACACTTATAAATAAGAAACATGATTACTATAAATACTATATGTTTCTATGACTAATGGGTCATGCCTGTTagagaaactaaaataaaaaataGCACCAAATAGGATTAAACCCGGAACCACGAGCTATCAAGCAGCCTGTGCTGGCCACTAAGCCAACTAGCAATTCTTGTCAAATAGGGCACCTGAAGTTTGATTTAGTGTTGTCAAGCAGCCTAGGCTGGTCACCATGTCTACTACATGTTAATTTTTCTTAAAAAATGTAAAAAGTCTAAAAATTATGATGACAGTAATAGAAATAAAGTTCAACTATTCATGCTATAAATACTCTACATAAAACTAAAATAACtaactttaaaaaatgttcatttaacATTAAAAATGTTCACATACAATGTAAATATAAGCCATGCCTGTATGAAAATGTTTTATTCaatatattatttatttatttagcttTTTAAAATATAATCCATGATGGTATATTTAAAATTTTTGTATTAAGTAAACATTTTTAAATAGTATTTTCTAAATAATACATAACTATTTCAAAAAACTAAAGGAATATTTTTAGTAATATATTTTATTGCATGCCTTTCTATACTTATTTTTATACACATGAATATTTGTGTACCATGATCTTATTATTTATGTACCACAAATATTTGTAACTGACAGCATGGTCTTGTTTATAGATTTTTGTAAAATAATATGTGCACACGAATATTTGTTTATCACGAAGTAAAAAAGTAAAATTAATTACAAACGAATATTTGAATCTAACATTTATGATTAGTTCCCTCAAAAATCATTTATTATTAGGATTATTATTTACATACTTTTTTCTTTTGACAAAAAGAAATAACATGTGCTACCACATCCGTTTTATATTACTCTACATTAAGCTTCAGGGGTTAGCTACATTGGCGTGCTGGCCAATAGATGCTGACTGGTAGCTCTAGCTCACCGGATGGATTCCTGTATAGCACCATTTTTCATTTTAATTTccctgacagacgggacccactagTCATAGAGAAATATAGTATATCCAAATAATTTTGTTTCATATTTATAAGTGGTCCTCATGCCAGGTCAGCATACTTTACATATATGAATAGGATTATCATCGTATTTGCACGTTTGTGCCAAGTTTAAGAACCAATTCAGCGTATTTTTCAAGTTCAAACATTAGAACATCCATGACAAGTTCAAGCATCACTGGTGTATTTACCTCTTCCCATATGAATGCTAATACAAATTTGAAGCCACCTAGATGCATGATTCACCTTGTAGCACGAGCGACCTTGCAATCAAAGTAGAGGTGTTTGACTGGGAGAAAAATTGTGGCACGCAGCGGCGGGGCACACAAATGTTCTGTGCCAAGATTCACAAATTTATCTCTGTACTCCGTGTATTCGCCGGCGCATATCAATACACACATATATCTGTATTCATATCGTAAATATAAAATATTATACCAATTTTCGTGGTTCCGTTTTCGAAGGTATAGATATTGGGGTGAACAGTTCCTGTTAGAAGTGCCTACTAAACCCCCAGCTTTGTGCTGAAAACTTCCAGTGTGTTCTTCTCTCTCCCCGTGTATTCTTTAAGTACCCTCTGCTCTTCTTAGAAGCGATCCGAGCTATTCTGTTGCGAATCCCTCTCACACGGCAATGACTGAACGACTGTAGAAGGCGTAGTCCGTAAGCTTATCCGGCACAGCTTAGTCGATTGTGTATGTTTGACGTCATTCAAGTGTTTCTGTAAGCACAAGTTCTACATATGGTTGCTGAGTATTCGATCGTTTATTCTTTTAGGGGCTTCTATTAGTTTGTCATGTTTCAAGAAGTCAGATGCCAATCTTGTTTGTAACGAAAAATTTGAGGCTGGATCTTAGAACACA
Proteins encoded in this window:
- the LOC123165861 gene encoding peroxidase 1-like, which encodes MASRSLMVALLLAAVAATCARAQLHEKFYSESCPSVEDVVRREMVRALSLAPSLAGPLLRMHFHDCFVRGCDGSVLLDSANKTAEKDAQPNQTLRGFGFVERVKAAVEKACPDTVSCADVLALIARDAVWLSKGPFWEVPLGRRDGSVSISNETDALPPPTANFTVLTQLFAAVNLDAKDLVVLSAGHTIGTSHCFSFSDRLYNFTGMENPSDIDPTLEPQYMMRLKSKCASLNDNTTLVEMDPGSFKTFDTDYFKLVSKRRGLFHSDGALLTDPFTRAYVQRHATGAFKDEFFADFATSMIKMGNANPLTGSQGEIRKKCNVVNH